From Funiculus sociatus GB2-C1:
AATAGAACTGCTAGTAATATCAATGTCAATGATTAAGTCAGGTGGTGGATATTGATTTAAGTCGATTTGCTCTATTTCTCGGACAATCGGCTCATTCTGGATGTAGTAGCACTGATTTGGTTCAAATCCCCTCTGCAAATCCTCACGCTTAGAAGTTCCCGAACCTAAGCTGCGAATATTAATATTTAATTCCTCTGTCAGAGTTTCCACAAAACGTCCTAAGAGTTTTTTGTAGCCTTCATGAGGAGCTAGTGGAGCCATAATTTCCAATAAGCCTCGGTCGTAAGTCAGGCGAATCCCCCGCTGTTCTTCTATATCTTTGAGCAAAGCTTGATAAGTCTGTCAGCTAATATTTCTTAACAGAAATCGTTGTGGATTTTGAATTAGCGTGGTTGTCATTTTGAGACTAAACCTAGAACGTTGTTGGTAGTCATGATAGAAGTATGGGTATATTTTAGCGATCGCGCTTAGTATTTACTCAGGGTGCGATCGCTTGTTTGAACACACTCTCCTCTTTGCGGTTCGTCAAAACTCCATGAAAATTCAAGACATCGGGGAACAGGGTTTATTACAACGATTGCAACGCTTCTGTCCGGCGGAAGTCGTGGGAGATGATGCGGCTGTAATGAAAACTCAGCCGGGTAAAGAATTGGTAGTGACAACGGATATGCTGGTGGATGGAACCCATTTTAGCGATCGCACGACATCCCCAGAAGACGCTGGTTGGCGTGCTGCTGCTGCCAATTTATCCGATTTAGCCGCAATGGGCGCATCCCCACTGGGAATTACTGTAGGTTTAAGTCTTACAAGCGATACACTCGTCACCTGGGTGGAGCGACTTTACCAGGGAATAACCGAATGCTTGCAACATTACAATACATTTATTGTCGGCGGTGATATTTGCCGTTCGCCAGTCAATACAATAGCAATTACTGCCTTTGGTGAAGCTTCCCCAAATCGTATTATCCGGCGCTCATCTGCTCAAGTTGGAGATGCTATTGTCGTCACCGGAGTTCACGGAGCCTCAAGAGCGGGTTTAGAATTGTTACTGAACCTACAATCCGGTCAAAATCTCACCGAAGCCGGGAAAGTATCTTTAATCCAAGCGCACCAGCGCCCCAAACCCCGCCTAGATGTCTTACCTTTCCTGTGGGATTTGGATTCCCAATCCCCCATCCCCGTTGCTGGGATGGACAGCAGCGACGGTTTAGCAGATGCAATTGTGCAAATTTGCCGATGTAGTGGAGTGGGTGCAAAATGCGATCGCGCCTCGATTCCCATTCCAGCTGCCCTCAGCCAAATGGTTTCAACTGAGCAAGCGTTGGACTGGGCTTTATATGGCGGCGAAGACTTTGAACTTGTCTTATGCCTACCTTCAGAAAAAGCCCAAATATTAGTGGAACGATTGGGCGAGGGGGCAGCTGTTATCGGGATTACTACCGAAGCCAACGTCTTGTTAGTAGACTCCTCTGGTGTCTATCCCGACAAACAACTCACCCTCAACCAAGGATTTCAGCATTTTAGTTATTAATTTGGCGTCAGCAGTTAAAACTGACTGTCTGGGCTTTCGCATTGCAACTCGAATCCATCACTTTTAGCGACGGATTCGAGTTGCAATGCAAAAGCACCTACCGACTAACTAATTACTCTTAGCTTTTCCACTTCTTAGCCATCAGTTCAGCCAAGTCTACAACCCGCTGAGAGTAACCCCACTCGTTGTCGTACCATGCGACAACCTTAACCATGTCACCGTCCATAACCATCGTCAGACTGGCATCCACAATCGAAGAGGCATCGTGACCGCGATAATCAGAAGAGACAAGCTCCAGGTCGCTATACTCCAGAATGCCTTTCAAGGGACCTTCAGCTGCGTCCTTAAGAACTTGGTTAACTTCTTCGGCGAACGTTTTCTTCTCAACGTTGACCACCAAATCCACTACAGAAACATTAGGTGTCGGAACCCGCAGAGCTAGGCCATTCAGCTTGCCTTTGAGTTCTGGCAGCACCAGAGCTACTGCTTTAGCCGCACCTGTGGTGGTGGGGACAATGTTCATTGCTGCTGCTCTTGCCCGGCGCACGTCCCGGTGAGAAGCGTCTAGTAAACGCTGGTCGCCAGTATAGCTGTGGGTTGTGGTCATCAGCCCTTTGATAATGCCGAAGTTGTCATTAAGCACCTTGGCAAAGGGAGCCAGACAGTTAGTGGTACAACTGGCGTTGCTGATGACAACGTGCTTATCGTGATCGTAGTTTTGATCGTTGACACCCACCACGAAGGTGCCGTCATCGTTTTTACCGGGAGCGGTAATCAAAACTTTTTTTGCTCCAGCGGTTAAATGCTTGGATGCCCCTTCCTTGCTGGTAAAAACGCCTGTTGATTCGATAATCAGGTCAATTTCCCAATCTTTCCAGGGCAAGTTTTCGGGATTGCGATCCGATGTGCATTTTACCGTCTTGCCGTTGACGATGATGGAGTTGTCATCGTGACTGATGTCAGCCTTAAACGTTCCCAACATGGTGTCATATTTCAGCAAGTGGGAGTTAGTTTTTGGGTCGGAAGTGTCGTTGATGGCAACGACTTCCATATTGCTATTTTCCCGACCCAGCCAGCATCGCATGAAATTACGTCCGATGCGTCCAAAACCGTTGATCGCTACTCTAATCACTGCTACTTGCCCTCTGTCTTTTGACCTACAGTAATTTCCTGTTGATGACCCCAATCATATCGCAAAGGGCGCTCATACATAGCGCTAACTGCTGAACAATTCGATGTTTGGTCACGTAAGACTTCGCACAATTAAGTATGTTGGGGGATCGGCAGGTATTTGTTTCTACTCAAGTAGGTGAGTTTTGCTGGTCTGAAAAGCCAGTAGCGATCGCCCAAGTTCAACAGCCATCAGCAACTTGGCAGCATAGCGATCGCTCGTTTGTGAAGCTTCGAGTCTGCTTAGGAACTGGGGCATCCGTATCCAAATCATCCTGTACACCATCAGTTCAAGCAGTCTTTTACCCTGAATTTCTATCAAAATAATTGATTTCAGCTTTTATATATGACAATTGCTCATAATAAGCTTTTTCTAGAATATTTACTTCTATTGTCTCTCATTATTGACTATTATCTATCTTTTATAACAAATAGCACAAAAAACAAGAATATTCTGGCTGCATAAACTCTCACCGAAGCAATTTGGGATTTTAGATTGAGGAATTGGAGATTGTGTAGACTCCAAAATCAATCGGTTTCAATGTTGCGTAAGTTTAAGAACATTATTCGCCAATCAATTTGAGTAAAGTTTGTGGGTATCGATGTAAATTCGGACAGCTTCCGGGACTAAGTAACGAATCGAACGTCCTTGGCGGCAATACTGCCGAATCAAACTTGATGAAATGCCCACACTTGGCATGGCAAGCAACGAAGAGCGAATCGTCATACCTTGGAGAGCCAGCTGTTGAGCAACCTGGGTGTCATCTAGCTGGACATGAGTTGATGGACGCGGTGCCACCAACCATTCACAGTTTGTTACAAGTTCCTGACGGCGATACCAACGGGGTAAGGTTGTGAAGGCATCCATGCCAATAATCCAGTGCCAGCGGGTGTGGGGGTATAAAGACTGGAGGTAATTCAGGGAGTAGATGGCATAATCTATAGCCTGGAGATTTGCCTCTACGGGTGCTAGAGCAAAGCTGGGATGGTCAGCGATCGCTAGTTGCACCATTGAGGAACGATGCTCAAATTCCATCGCTTGTTTGTGGGGAGGAGAGAAACTTGGTACCCAGATCACCTTGTCCAAATCCGCTTGAATTAAGGCAGTTTCCGCCATCAACAGGTGTCCCCAGTGAATGGGATCAAAGGTGCCACCCAAAATTCCCCAGTTTTGCATAATACAACAGCCAACCCAGCTTGTCTCCCATCGTTTTTGTCCAACAGTGAAAACTCGGATGAATTGCAACCAACTATGGTGTTAGTCTTTTCAAGAAGTTTCCGGAGTGTAAGCAATTTTGACGAGTAAAGATAAAAACCATCTCATGATAGAAGCTACTGGGTCAGGAATAACCTAGCGTGTAGTTAATCTAACTAGGGTGCCTAGTGCTACGCTCTTGAAGTGCGGGTATTGCGTGAAACAAAAATACTCTTATTATCGAATTGCGCTCTGGGATTGTATTGTAAATCTCGGCAAGGTTGTATCGAGAAAAATCAATTCTTGATATGATAGCGCGTGTTATCGGTGCAGCCTGGATGTGGTGTGGTGTGTAAGGAGCTAAAATGCCGAATACAGTTGATTTTACCGGGAGGCCATTTCATTTCATCGGCATTGGTGGAATTGGAATGTCAGCTCTCGCCTACGTTGTAGCTAAACGTAAGTTGCCTGTATCTGGGTCGGATATTCATTCGAGCCATATTACCAAGCGTTTGCAGGCAGTCGGCGCTCACATTTTTGGTAGTCAAGATGCCTCAAACTTAGAATTTTTTCAACCGAGTAGAGACACTGAAGCGGAGAAAGCGGCAGTTATAGGCATAAGCGACGCAAAAGAATCTTCTGTGGAACCAGACAAGAACGGACTTGTCCGTTCTGGCGGTCGATGGTCATCTACGAATGGGAAAGTAATGTCGATGACCTTGCCGCAAGTGATTTGTTC
This genomic window contains:
- a CDS encoding Uma2 family endonuclease, whose translation is MLKDIEEQRGIRLTYDRGLLEIMAPLAPHEGYKKLLGRFVETLTEELNINIRSLGSGTSKREDLQRGFEPNQCYYIQNEPIVREIEQIDLNQYPPPDLIIDIDITSSSINQFDLYAFRVPEVWRYDGRRLRFYQLEEKQYLERNTSPTFPFLSPSEIVRFLEQQKTVGETAMIRLFREWVRSQTQ
- the thiL gene encoding thiamine-phosphate kinase, yielding MKIQDIGEQGLLQRLQRFCPAEVVGDDAAVMKTQPGKELVVTTDMLVDGTHFSDRTTSPEDAGWRAAAANLSDLAAMGASPLGITVGLSLTSDTLVTWVERLYQGITECLQHYNTFIVGGDICRSPVNTIAITAFGEASPNRIIRRSSAQVGDAIVVTGVHGASRAGLELLLNLQSGQNLTEAGKVSLIQAHQRPKPRLDVLPFLWDLDSQSPIPVAGMDSSDGLADAIVQICRCSGVGAKCDRASIPIPAALSQMVSTEQALDWALYGGEDFELVLCLPSEKAQILVERLGEGAAVIGITTEANVLLVDSSGVYPDKQLTLNQGFQHFSY
- a CDS encoding type I glyceraldehyde-3-phosphate dehydrogenase; this translates as MIRVAINGFGRIGRNFMRCWLGRENSNMEVVAINDTSDPKTNSHLLKYDTMLGTFKADISHDDNSIIVNGKTVKCTSDRNPENLPWKDWEIDLIIESTGVFTSKEGASKHLTAGAKKVLITAPGKNDDGTFVVGVNDQNYDHDKHVVISNASCTTNCLAPFAKVLNDNFGIIKGLMTTTHSYTGDQRLLDASHRDVRRARAAAMNIVPTTTGAAKAVALVLPELKGKLNGLALRVPTPNVSVVDLVVNVEKKTFAEEVNQVLKDAAEGPLKGILEYSDLELVSSDYRGHDASSIVDASLTMVMDGDMVKVVAWYDNEWGYSQRVVDLAELMAKKWKS
- the nadD gene encoding nicotinate (nicotinamide) nucleotide adenylyltransferase, which codes for MQNWGILGGTFDPIHWGHLLMAETALIQADLDKVIWVPSFSPPHKQAMEFEHRSSMVQLAIADHPSFALAPVEANLQAIDYAIYSLNYLQSLYPHTRWHWIIGMDAFTTLPRWYRRQELVTNCEWLVAPRPSTHVQLDDTQVAQQLALQGMTIRSSLLAMPSVGISSSLIRQYCRQGRSIRYLVPEAVRIYIDTHKLYSN